The Nerophis lumbriciformis linkage group LG07, RoL_Nlum_v2.1, whole genome shotgun sequence genome window below encodes:
- the rnf152 gene encoding E3 ubiquitin-protein ligase rnf152 — METLSQDSTLECQICFNYFSPRRRPKLLDCRHTCCSVCLTQMRSSHKEIRCPWCRGVTKLPPGLSVSHLPDDPDVVTVVAIPHASEHTPVFIRLPSRGCYMLPLPLAGERALGCRFLPGGHQKGLTVLTVPEEDALAVDLGLDGVSLDGGEGERRANGPAAGGGKGSTWSGVCTVILVACVLLFLLGIVLHNMSCISKRFTVISCG, encoded by the coding sequence ATGGAGACTCTGTCCCAAGATTCCACGCTGGAATGCCAGATCTGCTTCAACTACTTCAGCCCGCGACGGCGTCCAAAGCTGCTGGACTGCCGCCACACGTGCTGCTCCGTCTGCTTGACGCAGATGCGCAGCAGCCACAAGGAGATCCGCTGCCCGTGGTGCCGCGGCGTGACCAAACTTCCGCCGGGCCTCTCCGTCTCCCACCTGCCCGACGACCCCGACGTGGTCACCGTCGTCGCCATCCCCCACGCCTCCGAGCACACGCCCGTCTTCATCCGCCTGCCCAGCCGCGGCTGCTACATGCTGCCGCTGCCCCTCGCCGGGGAGAGGGCGCTGGGGTGCCGCTTCCTGCCGGGCGGGCACCAGAAAGGCCTGACCGTGCTGACCGTGCCGGAGGAGGACGCTCTGGCAGTGGACCTGGGTCTGGACGGGGTGAGCCTGGACGGCGGCGAAGGAGAGCGGCGGGCGAACGGACCGGCCGCCGGCGGGGGGAAGGGATCCACGTGGTCGGGCGTGTGCACGGTGATCCTGGTGGCGTGCGTGCTGCTCTTCCTGCTGGGCATCGTGCTGCACAACATGTCCTGCATCTCCAAGCGCTTCACCGTCATCTCCTGCGGGTGA